The following are from one region of the Entelurus aequoreus isolate RoL-2023_Sb linkage group LG17, RoL_Eaeq_v1.1, whole genome shotgun sequence genome:
- the LOC133632316 gene encoding zinc finger protein OZF-like isoform X2, with protein MDDYCYAKMATSAKREHERESAPPTSSKSPTEIKTKDEDVQQLIGNPEEVSPQLGGSSTLKQETPQPPCIKKEEEELCITQEGECLLGREEADYTKFPLSILSVKTEDDEEKPQVDNLLAPLSDSEAEDEVEEPLSSDTDCEGDMRTHTDNKHSECSTKKRGKTCLSCSVCAESFTKKSQLTRHMRTHTGEKPFKCSVCSKDFSQNSILTRHMRTHTGEKPFQCSVCGNIFSQNSNLTKHMRTHTGEKPFKCSVCGVSFSQNSNLTKHMRTHTGEKTFKCSVCGKIFSVKNNLTKHMGRHIGEKTFSCSVCGKSFSRNGLLTQHMRTHTGEKPFNCSVCGKSFPQNSHLTRHMRTHTGEKPFSCSVCGDSFSQNTALTHHMRTHTGEKPFNCSICGKNYSLQSTLTQHMRTHTGEKPFNCSVCGESFSHKYSLSHHIRTHTGEKPFYCSVCGKSFSFKRYLTKHMRTHTG; from the coding sequence acgtccagcagctgatcggtaatccagaagaagtttcccctcagttaggggggagctccactttgaagcaggagactccacaaccaccctgcattaaaaaggaagaggaggaactctgcatcactcaggagggagagtgtcttctaggacgagaggaagctgattacaccaagtttccactgagtattctctctgtgaagactgaagatgatgaagagaaaccacaagtagacaacctattagctccactatcagatagtgaggctgaagacgaggttgaagaacctttgagcagcgatacagactgtgaaggtgatatgaggactcacactgacaacaaacactctgaatgctctacaaagaagagaggtaaaacatgtttgagctgctcagtttgtgctgaaagttttactaaaaagagccaATTGACtcggcacatgagaacacacacaggtgaaaaaccatttaagtgttcagtttgtagcaaagatttttctcaaaatagcattttgactcgacacatgagaacacacacaggtgaaaaaccgtttcagtgttcagtttgtggcaacattttttctcaaaatagcaatttgactaaacacatgagaacacacacaggtgaaaaaccatttaaatgttcagtttgtggcgtaagcttttctcaaaatagcaatttgactaaacacatgagaacacacacaggagaaaaaacatttaaatgttcagtttgtggcaaaatattttctgttaagaataatttgactaaacacatggGAAGACAcataggagaaaaaacatttagttgttcagtttgtggcaaaagttttTCTCGAAATGGCttgttgactcaacacatgagaacacacaccggtgaaaaaccattcaattgttcagtttgtggcaaaagctttcctcaaaatagccatttgactcgacacatgagaacacacacaggtgaaaaaccatttagttgttcagtttgtggcgatagcttttctcaaaataccgCTTTGACTcaccacatgagaacacacacaggtgaaaaaccatttaactgttcgATATGTGGTAAAAATTATTCTTTACAGAGcactttgactcaacacatgagaacacacacaggtgaaaaaccattcaattgttcagtttgtggcgaaAGCTTTTCTCACAAATACTCTTTGAGTCACCACatcagaacacacacaggtgaaaaaccattttattgttcagtttgtggcaaaagcttttcttttaagagatatttgactaaacacatgagaacacacacaggttaa